Below is a genomic region from Oculatellaceae cyanobacterium.
GTATTACTCAAAGATTCACCCAGGTGCATCTATTGGCTCAAATTGCCTGATTTTTCAACAAGTAACAATTGTTAACGAAGTTAAAATCGGCGGTCATGTTAATATTGCTGCTGGGGAAAAATTATTCGTCTGGTAAGTATTGGAGACCATGCTAAAATTGGAGCTAATTCTGTAGTTCTTGGTGACGTGCCAGAGGGAGCTACAGCCGTTGGAATACCAGCTAAAATCATTAAGTTAAAGTCTATTTAGACACAAGCTAATTATGAGTATAAAAATAAAAACCCACTCTATAGATAAATGTTATTTGTGTAATACTAATGGCGAAATTCTCTATCAAAATCTTAGAGACCATATTTTTAATACGCCTGGCGAGTGAATCTTAAACAATGTAATAATCCTGATGGTTTTAGTGAGATAAAGGTTTTTGGTAAAATGTCAATTAATGAAATAATAAAACCATGGATGATAGAAGCATCTATAGACATTAAAAAAAGAAATAATGTTACAGATTCAGCATTAATAAATCTTGATTTATCTTTATTAGAGAAATGGCAAGCAATTTCTTTAATGTTACAAGAAAGAATTTTTATGTTTACTAATACAAAACTAGGAGAAACGGCAATTTTGCTGGATAAAAAATAACTGGTATAACGCTTAGATGTATGCTGCACTAACCTCGTCCCTAGGCAGAATGGTACTAAGTTAAGGGTGGTACATTCAGCATAAGCACGATTTTATAATGAGTTCATTTATTTGTTTCGGCTTATATTAGTGTCACTCACTTATTAATAAACTACGTTGCAGATACCCCATACGGCCTTTGTATAATCCCAAATTATGCTATTTTTTCTAAAACTCCAGATTGATAGTTAACCCCTCCTTTCGTAGGACTTCACAGCACCCCTTTAGTGCTGCTTCATGGGAACAGTACATACGGGCGAAGCGATCGCCCAGATCCTCACAACGTTGGCGACGCTGCAAATTATCGGCCATCTCACGTAAGGCATTTACCCAACCGTCTACATCAAATGCAGCAACCTCTGGAGCATTGTAGTTATCAGGAATATAATCTGTAATGCCTGCCGATTTGGTAGCTACAAATGCCTTACGATAGAGCATTGACCAGACTAATGTGATATGCCCACAAGGCACGTCTTCTCCATCCAGTGGCAACGCCATGAACTGCGAGTACTTTAGAATATTCATTGCCTGATGTAACGGAATATCGTAAAGCACCTTCACGTTATTCGGAATATCTATACCTGCTAAGTTATACGGCTTTGCAACAATAACGAGCTTTAAATGCCGCAACTTCTCCATTGCACGAACTAACGTACCGTAGTCACGGCGGTCTTTGCCAATAGCACAGATATAGGAACCATCGATCAGTGGTGGCTCGTAGTTCTCTATATTTGGTACTTGTACACCCCAACGAACTACATCAAAACGCTCGATAGGCAATTGCAAATATTTAGAGTATTGCTGCCGCTCAAACTGCGAATGTACGACAAACCGCCTGACAGGAGTGACCACCTTTTTCAAGCTGTAAAAGCGCAACCCCGTATACAGCTTAGGCATATTGAATGAGTAGGCGATCAGAGGCATATCTGCTTTAAGCAACCTCATGGCTGCTGAGACCCAGTAAGTAGTACGATCGCTATGGGCAACGATAGCGTCGGCTCCTTGGCTTTTGGCTTCTTCAACACAGCGAACAGCCGAGCGGATGCGTGCTAGGTTCGGTTTCTTGATTGCCTTGTCTAGAAACGATGTTGGCTCTTCTGTGTGGAAGAACCAACGAACTTTACCAATGGTGTCGGCTTCATACCACCGCCATGAAGAAGACCCTGGGCTACAGACTACTATGGTAGGAGTGTTAGACATATTCAGTAATTTATAACCTGGAGTGACGATTCAAGAGCAATTCCTTACCTACCCTTGCGACACTTGCTAATTGCTTGAATACAGGTATGCGGTCAAACCAGGCATTCGTATAAATGTCGCTGCGCGAGGAACGCTGCCACCCTAAATTCGGAGACGCGATCAATGTCATAATATCAGGATTTTGCATACGGAAGGTCGAATATGCTCCATCAAGATGCATCGGGCCACCCTCAGGGTGTCCGGCTGGTCGCCGTTGCAATTCCTCAAGAAACCAAAGTAGCCGATCAAGAATGTTGCCGTTCACTGCGTAGAAGTGTGTCGTTATTATTGGGAGGGAGAACGGATCAAGTTTAACAAGCGACGCTTGCGCGACCTCTTCACGGTGTCCAAAGTAAACAAATCCCCAATCAACCGCTCGCAACTGCTCAACAATAGCTGCTTGCTCCGTCCGGAACTGTTCAGAAATTACTAGATCATCTTCTAAAATTAGAACGTTAGCTAACCCATCTTTTTTTGCCTGTTTGAGGACAGATAGATGGCTCAGGAAGCACCCTAACGCCCCAACGCTGGGAAAATTTCTAGCATCGTTCGGTCGGATAGCGGGAAATATTTCGACTTTATTTGGGGAAAGGGGCATCCCTGCTTTTTCCAGTTCCTGCGCCATTTGCCTATAGCGATCTTTCCGGTAAGGTAGATTGATCGCGTAAACGCGTTCAAAGAAGTCTTTTATCTGCATATCCTAAAATTTTTGCTACGCCTGAAATGCGATTTATTCTTGCTGAAGGTCTAACCTTTTTTAAGCTCCCAACGATACCATAGCTTAAAAGGTAAATTGTGTTGAGGTTTACTTCCAATGGCTGAGTAAAAAACCACTAACTAATCCGAGATTGCTTTTTTGGGTAAGTTTAACACGGTATAAAATCGTGGAAAATACCTGTTAATGAGAGAGCAGGGAGTGTCAATTGCTTAAGATTCTGGAGTATCGGCTGTATCTCGTGGTGTCCGAATCCACATTGTTTCAGGTCGCACTAGGAAAGCTAGATAGAGTGGAATCTTCCAAATAATGTAAAAAGGTACAGCCAAAAGTGTCAGCACGGGTATGTCGGCACGGCCGAACTTAGCCCAAGCCCCAAGAATGGAAAATAAAATCAAAAATCCTTCTATTATTAAAATAATACCAGGTATCCATGATGCTCCCAAGGCTGCCGTTAATAACGCTCCCCCCATAGCAACTAGCCACATTACTACTAACAGCGACAGGGGAGGGATGCACAAGTCTAGCGCGATCGCTAACAAATCAAAACGTTTTTGAACAACAGACGCTTTTAGCAGCAGGGGAACTTGTGTTTGTAAAGTCTGCAAATGCCCATGCTCCCATCGCCTGCGTTGCCCGGAGGCAGCTTGCTCCTGCTGTGGCAAACGCCCTGTAACTAGAGCATCTGGGCAAAACATTGTAGTATGTCCGGCGATCGCCAGATCTACACTGATCTGCATATCCTCGACAATATTCCCACTAGCCATAGAAGTTGGGCGAATTACCGACCAAGGTAAAGCCATACCCGTGCTTAATAAGCATGGCAAACTTAGTTGCTGCAAACCCCTAGGACGAACTAAGTTTTTCACCATAAAAGCTAGTGCTGAAACTGCATCCC
It encodes:
- a CDS encoding glycosyltransferase family 25 protein, with the translated sequence MQIKDFFERVYAINLPYRKDRYRQMAQELEKAGMPLSPNKVEIFPAIRPNDARNFPSVGALGCFLSHLSVLKQAKKDGLANVLILEDDLVISEQFRTEQAAIVEQLRAVDWGFVYFGHREEVAQASLVKLDPFSLPIITTHFYAVNGNILDRLLWFLEELQRRPAGHPEGGPMHLDGAYSTFRMQNPDIMTLIASPNLGWQRSSRSDIYTNAWFDRIPVFKQLASVARVGKELLLNRHSRL
- a CDS encoding glycosyltransferase family 2 protein, with product MIIVIDVVLFIIALALLVPITVFFIECSAALLPSRSQAWDVSLPKPRIAVLVPAHNEAPGIGAALETLLPQLSEQDRLVVIADNCTDDTAAIARRQGATAIERIDPHLRGKGYALDYGLQFLEGDPPEVVVVVDADCFVHEGTIDKIARLADAFGRPVQATNLLVQPANPQPRDAVSALAFMVKNLVRPRGLQQLSLPCLLSTGMALPWSVIRPTSMASGNIVEDMQISVDLAIAGHTTMFCPDALVTGRLPQQEQAASGQRRRWEHGHLQTLQTQVPLLLKASVVQKRFDLLAIALDLCIPPLSLLVVMWLVAMGGALLTAALGASWIPGIILIIEGFLILFSILGAWAKFGRADIPVLTLLAVPFYIIWKIPLYLAFLVRPETMWIRTPRDTADTPES